In Chitinophagaceae bacterium, the genomic window CAACTTCGGCTAAGAAAGGAACCAATAATGAAAGTATCATTTACAATACAGCAGTAAGCGGTACCTACACCATAAAAATTTATCCTGTTGCCAGTGCCAGCAGTGCTACTGAATGCTACACGTTGCATGCAGCCATCAGCAGTTTGCCATATAAAATGGAAACAGAAGTTGGCAAAGCAATAATGAGTGATTTGATTTTGTATCCTGTTCCCGCTTCAGGCAGCGTAACTATTTCGATCAGTAGTAATAGCGAAGGTAACTGTCAGGTAAATATCTTCAACCTGCAGGGAGAAAAAGTGTACCTCGGTTTTCAGCAGATCAATGAAGGAACAAATCAGTTCAGTCTTGATATAAGTAAATTGAACAATGGTATGTATTTTATTCAACTCATCAATGGTGATGTTGTGTTGAGAAAAGGATTTGAAGTAGTGAAGTAGTGAGTAAGTCCTTAGTCGGGAGTCGTTAGTCGTTAGTAGGTCGAGCTTGTTGAATGACCAATGACCATCAATGACCAAAGTCAAATTCTTAATTCTTAATTATTCCTTCCACCATTTCAAATATCTCTTTTTCCCTGATCACTGCTTTCTCCTTCAGCTCTTCCGCCCGTTGAATAAAAGCTTCTTTCAATATTTCATCTTTTAAATCTTTTGCATTTACTTTCACATTTAAGTAAGCACCTAAAACTGCACTGCGAACAGCCAGTGCACCAACACCTGCATCAGTAACAGAATTCGGATTGCCTGTTTTAACCATCGCTTCAATAATTTCAAATGCATCAAATGAACATTGCATCACGCGCAACGGAACTTCAATGGCATTTTTTGTAGCGTCCTGAATGGCCTGGCTACGAATCTTTTTTTCTTCGTCACTGCTTTTTGCAAGTCCAAAACTTTCCATGATACGGTTGAAAGCAAAAGTGTCTTCATCCACCAATCTTAATAATTCATCTTTAAGCAACTGACCTTTCTCTGCGTAGCCTGAAAATGTTTCCCACTTATCATCAAAGCCTTTTTTATGCGAAGAAAGATTAGCAACCATCGTTGCAAGAGAAATTCCCAACGATCCCATATAGGCAGATACAGAACCACCACCCGGCGCGATTGACTCACTCGCAGTTTCATTTACAAATTCGCGGAGATTCATGCGAACGAGCTTGCTTTGTTTTTCCTCGCGGAGCAGGTACTCAATAATTTTCTTATTAGGATCGAAAGGAGTCAGCTCATCCAGTCCCAAAGACTTCACTGCTATACGTATCAATTCTTCCTCTGATACGCCAGCGCTGCGTTGTTGTTTTTTCAGAAAATATTTTCCAGCATCCAGCATTGCTTTTAGAGGAATCAATCCAACCAATTCTGAACCTGTTACGCGCATGCCTCTGGAAGCGGCACTCTTCACACATTCATCAAAAGCAATGTGAAGCGGCGTGATGTTGATGTTGGTGAGATTGATGCTGACTTGTGCAATACCATATTCTTCGATAAACCAACCGATTGCTTTCACTGCCTTCAATGTTCCGGGTTGAACAACCTCTTCACCTTTATCATTTTTTATTTTTCTGCCTGCTTCGCGAATATCAAACGCTATTGCATTCGCCCGTCGGACAGAAGTGGTGTTCAGATTTACATTATACGCCACTAAGAAATCACGGGCCCCAATTACCGTTGCACCTGACTTCGCAGGAAATTCATCGGGACCAAAATCAGGTTTCCAGTCTGCCATTTTAATTTTTTTGAAGAAGCCTTCGTATTCACCGGCACGAATGACGGAAAGATTTTTTCGTGCAGGATTACTTTGCGCCGCTTCATATAAATAAACAGGAATACCAATTTCATTTCCAACACGCGCTCCTAATTTTTTAGCATACGCTGCTGTCTCTTCCATCGTGATATTAGCAATAGGAATCAACGGACAAACATCGGTGGCGCCCATTCTCGGATGCGCTCCGGAATGCTTGCTCATGTCAATTAATTCGCCGGCTTTTTTTATGGCAAGAAAAGCGGCTTCAATCACAGCACCAGGTGTTCCCACAAAAGTTACTACTGTTCTGTTAGTTGCTTTTCCCGGATCAACATCCAGCAGGCGAACACCTTCTACACTTTCGATCTCGTCAGTAATCAGTTTAATGATTGATAAGTCTTGTCCTTCGCTGAAGTTGGGTACACATTCGATGAGCGGTTGATTCATGTTTCAGGGATATTTTACGCAAAAGTACTCCGTGATTCTGATGATTTTAAAAATTGTGAATTTGTAACCTGATGCTGCAAGAACAGATTTATATTTTTACTGAAAATAAAAAATCAATGCCGGGCTTATTTATTTCTCATTCATCAGTTGACAAGCCTTTCGTAATGCGGCTGGCAGTAGATCTTTTGAATCAGAATTTTCCTGTCTGGTTAGATACATTGGAAATTGAAGCAGGTGATTCGCTGATGGACAAGATTAATAAGGGAATTGATGATAGCTTTTTTCAACTGGTGATACTTTCAGGAAATTCAATGAAGTCGCCATGGGTAAAAAGAGAACTGGAGCTTGCGATGGAGAAACAGAAGGCATTGGGGCGGAAATTTATTTTACCTGTTTTGTACACTGACAGTGAAATACCTGATGTATTGAAACACGTGCTGTACATTGATTTCAGGAATGATTATTTACAAAGCCTTGAAAAACTAACCGGTGTGCTGATGAACTGGGGTGTAGATAAGCTGGACATTCCGCCTGAAAGAAAACTGATTCCATTGAAGTTCTACAACCAGCTTGATCTTGATCGCTGGACTTTCACCAACAGGGTACAGACTATTCTTAACCATCATCCCAAACATCAGTTCGTGACGGATCAGTTGCTGATCGTTGACGACAATAAGTATACAGTGGCCAGAAATAAATTATTACACCGGCTGGAAAATGTAGAACGGGATAAATATTACAGCGCAGATCTTGTAGAGAGTTTGCGGGAAGGATATGCGAACGTGAAGCAGATGGAGAATAAATTAAAAGTACTGACAGTGGAATTAGTCAATCACTGGACGGAAGGATTATTTGATTATGGTGAAGCCGCTTACTGGTCCTGTAAAAAGCTGCGTGGAAAATGCCTGGAAGTTTTCTGGTACTATCAAAATCCAAATGATCCTTTGTTAGATTTTACAAAAGAAGAGCGCCTGGCCTGGGATGCCTGCTCCTGGATTTCACCCGATAAAATTGAAAGCTTTTACAACGCCGGAAAACTTCGGCAGATAGGAGTACGATGGAGGGTTGCACCATACAGCAGCTTCACGATTTACATTCCGGATCATCACCCTGTTTTTGCTTTTTGGGAAGGCGGATATTTTACAGAAGAACCACTTAACGCCTGGCTTGGATTCGATGATCTTTCACGATTTTTAATTCCGCAAATGCAAGCCTTGGAAGAATCGAGATGGACGTGGGACTTTGACAACTGTGTAATCGGACCTGCATGAGCCAACTTGGTTTCATCCAAATTTCAAAACATATTTTCCTGCACCTGTAAATAATAATCCCAGAAAAACGATTCCCAGTTCTGCAGCGTGTGCCCAATTGTTGAACGATGTGCTTTCCTGCATGTTTACTAAAACGGCAATCAGCATGGTGAACCACAATAGTAAAATAACAGGGCGAAAAAATATTCCGGCTGCCATCAGCAAACCACCAACAGCTTCTGCAATTGCCGCGCACAGTCCCCAAAAGACGGGAAAGAAAGTAATACCAATCACCGACATACTGCTACCGATATCTTTCCATATATCTGTGCCTCCTGTAATCTTGGGCCAGCCATATTGAAACATCGTCGCTCCAATCCCAACGCGTATGATCAGTAAACCAAGATCAGGATAGGTTTTTGATAAAATATTTTTAGGCATTTGCGATTTGATTTTTCAATCTGCTTAATAATTTTCAAGAAATAATGACCCGATCAATCACATCACTTCCAAAACTGTAAGGAATATTTGCGATGGAGTTGATTGGTTTCGTTATAATCAGATTTGCTTTTTTACCAATGGTTATCGAACCGAGTATTTCACTCAACTCCATCGCAGCGGCACCATTTATTGTTGACGCATTGATCGCTTCTTCCGGTGTCATCTTCATTTGAATGCACGCTAATGAAATCACAAAACTCATACGACCGGAAGGAGAGGAGCCGGGATTAAAATCTGTGGCCAGAGTAACCGGAAGTCCGGCTTCGATCATTTGTCTTGCCGGCGGATAAGGCATGCGCAGAAAAAATGCTGCGGAAGGAAGCATCGTAGGAATAGTGTCCGAATGTATGAGGCATTCTATTTCTTCATCGCCCATACTTTCCAAATGATCAACAGAAATTGCATTATTCCTTACGCCTGCCTGTACCCCACCGGAAATCGCTAACTGATTCGCATGAATTTTTGGTTTCAATCCATATTTCCATCCGGCCTGTAAAACGCGATCCGTTTCTTCAGGTGTAAAAAACCCTTTGTCGCAAAACACATCGCAATAATCAGCAAGTCCTTCTCCCGCAATTTTTGGAAGCAGTTGTTCAATCAATAACTGAAGGTACCCTTCACGATTGTTTTTGAATTCAATAGGAATAGCATGGGCGCCTAAAAATGTGGCCTTAACAGGAATCGGTGAAAGTGATTTTAATTGCTTAATCACACGCAGCATTTTCAATTCACCATCATAACTTAATCCGTAGCCACTTTTAATTTCAACAGCACCTGTTCCTGAATTTTTAATTTCTTCAATCCGTTGCAACGCTTTCTCCAGTAATATTTCTTCCGGAGTATCGCGTAATTTAAAAGCAGAATTCAGAATGCCGCCGCCCTTTGCAGCAATTGCTTCATAAGAGAGTCCCTGTATTTTATAAATGAATTCGTTCTCTCTTGTATCAGCAAAAACGAGGTGCGTATGTGAATCACAAAAACAAGGCAACACCAATCGTCCGCTTGCATCAATTTCTTCTGTACGTGAAGAATCATAACCGTTAGGTTGCTGCGTTAAATGCTCCATCAAACCAAACGCAGCGATCTTACCTTCTTCAATAAAGAGAAATGCATTATCAAGTGATGGAAGGGTTTTTAATTCATTTCCACGCAACTGCTTAACGGTCACATCCCTGATTCCTGCAAGCGACTTAATATTTTTTATGAGTACATTCATCACCTGAATTTACGGTCGCGAAGATACTTTTTTCCTTTATTAGCACGGAGCAGCCTTAGGATTGGAGTATATCAAAATTTTACGTAATGCAGATTACTGTGGAAGCAAAGATTCCCGAAGTGCAATTAGCCGCTCGTTCTTTTAGCCAGGCACATTTAAAGAAATAAATATCAAAAAGCTGATCATCTCATGGCTGGAAATACAATAGGATCATTTTTTCGCGTCACTACTTTTGGCGAATCTCATGGAACAGGCATTGGAGCTGTTATAGATGGCTGTCCTGCCGGTCTTGAAATTTCATTGGAAAAGATACAGCACGATCTTGATCGGCGCAGGCCCGGACAATCACACATCACCACACAAAGAAAGGAAAGTGATACGGTGCAGATTCTTTCCGGAATTTTTGAAGGAGGATCTACCGGAACGCCGATCGCGATGTTTATTCCCAATGAAGATCAACGTTCAAAAGATTACGATCACATTGAAACTGCTTACCGCCCTTCGCATGCAGATTATACGTACCAGGTAAAATATGGATTGCGTGATCACCGTGGTGGCGGCAGATCATCTGCAAGAACTACTGCTTCAGTAGTCGCTGCAGGTTCTATTGCAAAACAGTTAGCTGCGCATGATAAGATTGAAATAGCTGCATTCGTGACCCAGGTGGGAGCGATAAAATTTTCGGGAATCAATTTTGGCGCGGTGGATGACATGGCATCTTTAGTTGCTATCGCGGAGAATAATATTGTCCGCTGTCCGCATCAGCCAACTGCTGATGTAATGATTGAATTAATTGACCAGGTAAGGAAAGAAGGTGATACGGTCGGTGGCGTAATTACGTGTGTCATTAAAAACTGTCCGGTTGGATTAGGTGAACCGCTCTTCGATAAATTACAGGCAGATCTTGCAAAGGCGATGTTTTCCATCAATGCGGTGCATGGTTTCGAATATGGAAGTGGATTTGAAGGATCATCGAAACTGGGTTCGGAAAATAATGATGCTTTTTATGCTGAGGGAGATGAAATCTTAACACGCACCAATTATTCAGGCGGCATACAAGGCGGGATTTCCAACGGCATGGATATATATTTCCGTGTAGCCTTTAAACCTGTTGCTACTATCGTGAAAGCCCAGGAATCAGTGAATGTGAAAGGTGAATCTGTTGAGGTTAAAGGTCGTGGCCGGCATGATCCATGTGTGCTTCCACGTGCAGTTCCTATCGTGGAAGCAATGGCAGCAATCATTATTGCGGATCATCTTTTAAGAAACCGCGCGGCGCAGGTTTGAAGAACTCGACTTACTGTGACATTGCTTTTGTTGAACATCTCCACTGTATTGAGCCCTTATATAAAGTGACGATCAATATTTTGCAGTGAGGGGAAAGAAAAAAATGTCATGCTGAGCGGAGTCGAAGCATGATATTTTTT contains:
- the ftcD gene encoding glutamate formimidoyltransferase; amino-acid sequence: MNQPLIECVPNFSEGQDLSIIKLITDEIESVEGVRLLDVDPGKATNRTVVTFVGTPGAVIEAAFLAIKKAGELIDMSKHSGAHPRMGATDVCPLIPIANITMEETAAYAKKLGARVGNEIGIPVYLYEAAQSNPARKNLSVIRAGEYEGFFKKIKMADWKPDFGPDEFPAKSGATVIGARDFLVAYNVNLNTTSVRRANAIAFDIREAGRKIKNDKGEEVVQPGTLKAVKAIGWFIEEYGIAQVSINLTNINITPLHIAFDECVKSAASRGMRVTGSELVGLIPLKAMLDAGKYFLKKQQRSAGVSEEELIRIAVKSLGLDELTPFDPNKKIIEYLLREEKQSKLVRMNLREFVNETASESIAPGGGSVSAYMGSLGISLATMVANLSSHKKGFDDKWETFSGYAEKGQLLKDELLRLVDEDTFAFNRIMESFGLAKSSDEEKKIRSQAIQDATKNAIEVPLRVMQCSFDAFEIIEAMVKTGNPNSVTDAGVGALAVRSAVLGAYLNVKVNAKDLKDEILKEAFIQRAEELKEKAVIREKEIFEMVEGIIKN
- a CDS encoding toll/interleukin-1 receptor domain-containing protein, which translates into the protein MLQEQIYIFTENKKSMPGLFISHSSVDKPFVMRLAVDLLNQNFPVWLDTLEIEAGDSLMDKINKGIDDSFFQLVILSGNSMKSPWVKRELELAMEKQKALGRKFILPVLYTDSEIPDVLKHVLYIDFRNDYLQSLEKLTGVLMNWGVDKLDIPPERKLIPLKFYNQLDLDRWTFTNRVQTILNHHPKHQFVTDQLLIVDDNKYTVARNKLLHRLENVERDKYYSADLVESLREGYANVKQMENKLKVLTVELVNHWTEGLFDYGEAAYWSCKKLRGKCLEVFWYYQNPNDPLLDFTKEERLAWDACSWISPDKIESFYNAGKLRQIGVRWRVAPYSSFTIYIPDHHPVFAFWEGGYFTEEPLNAWLGFDDLSRFLIPQMQALEESRWTWDFDNCVIGPA
- a CDS encoding DoxX family protein, translated to MPKNILSKTYPDLGLLIIRVGIGATMFQYGWPKITGGTDIWKDIGSSMSVIGITFFPVFWGLCAAIAEAVGGLLMAAGIFFRPVILLLWFTMLIAVLVNMQESTSFNNWAHAAELGIVFLGLLFTGAGKYVLKFG
- a CDS encoding imidazolonepropionase, whose product is MNVLIKNIKSLAGIRDVTVKQLRGNELKTLPSLDNAFLFIEEGKIAAFGLMEHLTQQPNGYDSSRTEEIDASGRLVLPCFCDSHTHLVFADTRENEFIYKIQGLSYEAIAAKGGGILNSAFKLRDTPEEILLEKALQRIEEIKNSGTGAVEIKSGYGLSYDGELKMLRVIKQLKSLSPIPVKATFLGAHAIPIEFKNNREGYLQLLIEQLLPKIAGEGLADYCDVFCDKGFFTPEETDRVLQAGWKYGLKPKIHANQLAISGGVQAGVRNNAISVDHLESMGDEEIECLIHSDTIPTMLPSAAFFLRMPYPPARQMIEAGLPVTLATDFNPGSSPSGRMSFVISLACIQMKMTPEEAINASTINGAAAMELSEILGSITIGKKANLIITKPINSIANIPYSFGSDVIDRVIIS
- the aroC gene encoding chorismate synthase; its protein translation is MAGNTIGSFFRVTTFGESHGTGIGAVIDGCPAGLEISLEKIQHDLDRRRPGQSHITTQRKESDTVQILSGIFEGGSTGTPIAMFIPNEDQRSKDYDHIETAYRPSHADYTYQVKYGLRDHRGGGRSSARTTASVVAAGSIAKQLAAHDKIEIAAFVTQVGAIKFSGINFGAVDDMASLVAIAENNIVRCPHQPTADVMIELIDQVRKEGDTVGGVITCVIKNCPVGLGEPLFDKLQADLAKAMFSINAVHGFEYGSGFEGSSKLGSENNDAFYAEGDEILTRTNYSGGIQGGISNGMDIYFRVAFKPVATIVKAQESVNVKGESVEVKGRGRHDPCVLPRAVPIVEAMAAIIIADHLLRNRAAQV